Proteins from one Gossypium raimondii isolate GPD5lz chromosome 8, ASM2569854v1, whole genome shotgun sequence genomic window:
- the LOC105790271 gene encoding uncharacterized protein LOC105790271 — protein sequence MAAEEGKTADAQFFHLLSNLLHQVEALTNQEEVELRSKIEALGLEVTKVPSKSTHSLDELEIARELDKLSAKLDGVDEMISSAMAADPQVRSLLSGTADVWMPVITANADERRNLAASISTDNPLGNNEDDNKPDN from the exons ATGGCAGCCGAAGAAGGCAAAACGGCAGACGCACAGTTTTTCCACCTCCTTTCCAATCTACTCCATCAG gtagaAGCATTGACTAACCAGGAAGAAGTTGAACTGCGTTCGAAAATCGAAGCCCTTGGATTGGAGGTTACAAAAGTTCCTTCCAAGTCTACACACAGCCTTGATGAG CTGGAAATCGCGAGAGAGTTGGACAAGTTATCGGCTAAGTTAGACGGTGTGGATGAGATGATATCCTCTGCCATGGCAGCAGACCCGCAGGTGCGATCCCTTTTGAGTGGCACTGCCGATGTATGGATGCCGGTTATTACTGCCAATGCTGATGAGCGACGCAATTTGGCTGCATCAATCAGTACCGATAACCCTCTTGGCAACAACGAAGACGACAACAAACCCGACAATTGA